From Coffea arabica cultivar ET-39 chromosome 10e, Coffea Arabica ET-39 HiFi, whole genome shotgun sequence, one genomic window encodes:
- the LOC140015291 gene encoding F-box protein At4g00755-like, with protein sequence MSTVTRAIEISNIVEPVESRINEPIEWACLKRDHKVYAFLAQGIASFPRKECLSEALGASSTDNYPDESIQNTPEPSDRIGQRPSYWSNKGEIDSAVPETLTYKLMAKLCVITEIHIQPFQVYFQFGSPIYPAKAVRFLMGDLYCWYGSTNGGRSVFSCTRILS encoded by the exons ATGTCCACTGTTACTCGTGCTATTGAAATTAGTAACATTGTAGAACCTGTGGAATCCAGGATCaatgagcctattgaatgggcATGTCTGAAACGGGACCATAAAGTATATGCATTTTTGGCTCAAGGTATTGCCTCCTTCCCAAGAAAAGAATGCTTGTCTGAGGCACTTGGTGCTTCAAGCACTGACAATTACCCAGATGAAAGCATTCAGAATACCCCGGAACCAAGTGACAGGATTGGTCAGAGACCTTCTTACTGGTCGAACAAGGGTGAAATTGATTCTGCAGTCCCTGAGACATTAACGTATAAATTGATGGCCAAACTCTGTGTGATTACTGAAATCCATATTCAACCATTTCAAG TGTACTTTCAGTTTGGTTCCCCCATATATCCAGCAAAGGCTGTAAGATTTTTGATGGGGGATTTGTATTGCTGGTATGGAAGCACAAATGGAGGGAGAAGTGTCTTCAGCTGCACAAGAATCTTGTCATGA
- the LOC140015275 gene encoding TMV resistance protein N-like: MDAVNDRESEIALLVSSASNHHDKSWIDIPSSSSSSTPTWTYDVFLSFRGEDTRRSFVAHLFRALRSKGIYTYKDDQRLEKGKSISPERLQAIQESLFSIVIFSKGYASSTWCLEELVKITECHEIIGQSVYVLPIFYDVDPSDVRKQRNSFADAFAKHERDHSPEMVQKWKEAMSQAAGISGWHSCDFADDDEFIEKFVQDLHSQLHQFELPPGEHNLVGVGSHTEEVISLMDLRSPEVRIVGLHGKVGIGKTTVARALFDRLSDKYEAACFLDDVGQISQKHGVDYLQEILLSEMLKLRNVKIRSTSEGLSMMARRFRNLRTLIVLDAVDHANQLEALAGKRNWFGGGSRIVITARDEELLSKYGADGTYKVYGLSYNQAKQLFSLHAFGSRTPGAFRKHLVGPICSICRLPSSIKAWASLVRGRDIAWREVFTTIKPNGFVSGVCFFAAQLLCNIFFTEQLRLLKKHETSPDRADLLVCATIYTRLGVRPPYVSELALNSSQSRAWGDPPALCGAALGSIPEP; the protein is encoded by the exons ATGGATGCAGTAAACGATAGAGAGAGCGAGATTGCACTGTTGGTCTCTAGCGCCTCAAATCATCATGATAAGAGCTGGATTGACAtcccatcatcatcatcttcatcgaCCCCAACATGGACTTACGACGTCTTTCTAAGTTTCAGAGGCGAAGATACTCGCAGAAGTTTTGTAGCCCATCTCTTCCGAGCTCTTCGCAGCAAAGGCATCTATACTTACAAAGATGATCAGAGATTGGAGAAGGGCAAGTCGATTTCACCCGAACGTTTGCAAGCAATCCAAGAATCGTTGTTTTCAATCGTAATATTCTCCAAGGGCTATGCATCCTCGACGTGGTGCTTGGAGGAACTTGTAAAGATCACCGAATGTCACGAGATCATTGGACAATCTGTGTATGTGTTGCCAATATTCTACGACGTCGATCCGTCAGACGTACGCAAGCAGAGGAATAGCTTCGCCGATGCTTTTGCCAAACACGAGAGAGACCATAGCCCGGAGATGGTGCAGAAGTGGAAGGAAGCTATGTCTCAAGCAGCCGGCATATCAGGCTGGCACTCTTGTGATTTCGCAGATGA CGATGAGTTCATCGAGAAATTTGTTCAAGACCTGCATAGTCAATTGCACCAGTTTGAACTACCACCTGGCGAACATAATCTGGTGGGAGTAGGATCTCATACGGAGGAAGTCATTTCGTTGATGGATTTGAGAAGTCCCGAAGTCCGCATAGTGGGACTCCACGGGAAGGTGGGAATAGGCAAGACAACTGTTGCCAGAGCCCTTTTTGACAGATTATCTGACAAGTATGAAGCTGCTTGTTTTCTGGATGATGTTGGCCAAATTTCCCAGAAACACGGAGTGGATTATTTACAAGAAATCCTACTCTCCGAGATGCTCAAGCTAAGAAACGTCAAGATAAGAAGCACGAGCGAAGGGCTGAGTATGATGGCACGCCGGTTTCGAAACCTGAGGACCCTAATCGTTCTTGATGCTGTGGACCATGCAAACCAGTTGGAGGCCTTGGCAGGAAAACGCAACTGGTTTGGTGGCGGGAGTAGAATTGTCATAACAGCAAGAGATGAAGAGTTGCTGTCTAAATATGGAGCTGATGGTACGTATAAGGTGTACGGATTGTCCTACAACCAAGCTAAACAGCTCTTCAGTCTCCACGCATTTGGGAGCAGAACTCCTGGAGCTTTCAGAAAGCACTTGGTTGGTCCAATTTGTAGTATTTGCAGGCTTCCCTCGTCTATTAAAGCCTGGGCTTCTTTGGTCCGCGGTCGAGATATAGCCTGGAGGGAGGTTTTTACAACGATCAAACCAAATGGTTTCGTTTCGGGCGTTTGTTTCTTTGCTGCCCAACTCTTATGTAACATATTTTTTACTGAACAACTTAGGTTACTGAAGAAGCACGAAACTTCCCCTGACCGAGCTGACCTG